aataaacattaaatgtaGAATATAAAGTATAATAATATTGCAACAatcaaaattactttcttaAGTTCGAAAACATTCCCAATCAGACTTTTTTACCTACTTAGTACATAGGCAGTTTTGCAAACTGCTCCCTACAGGAAGTATAAAAAGGGCTTCTTCGTACGTCATGAGCTTTGTTACCATaagaaaaatccttttatAACGTCATATTTCATTCAAGAAAATAGGGAAACATGGctataattttctattttttaaaaatttgatgtatGGAACTGTCATTTTCTATAATAGACCTCCCTTATGGTAGAGATTAGAGTACCTTCAAGCaggtatttagaaaaataaagagaTCCGTATCACAATACCTACAGACAGATCAAGGCGAAAATAagtatatacaaaaatatataaataaataaaaagtattataCTAGTTTTTGAGACGACTACTTCACAGAAGTAGGCGAAAATTATTGTAGTCTTATGCGATATTACTATATTGTAAGCATTGGTGGATTTCTGACTTCTCGCATTATTTGCGTCACCTAGTATATTACGATTTGTAACTAAAAAGGCGACAGCCGCAGGCGAGTGGTATTCGTTTGGTACCTCACATTGTATTTAGCGAATTCGGGCATTCAACAATTAgcgacaaaatggtgaactgtaattattgtttaatgtaCACTTTTTGACAGATGCCAGAATACACTACTGCtttctttgacttttttccattttctttcgGTTAAATGAAAACTATTCTTTCAGCTCACAAttcaacacaaaaaaaaacatgcatTTCCCTAAATTCACTCAACTCTTCAACGAAATTGAAAACCCTCTCCAAATTGACGTCACTCTTAATCATTGCATATCTGCTTAgatattaaaatgcaaaattaccGAATACCCGTGTATAGGCTCAAAACACTTCGAGTCTCTTTCTGCGACCGGGCTTTGCTAAAAACGTTCCAGAAGCGTAACGTTTCGTCCCCTGCGCCGGTCACTATAGCCTCACCGTCGGGACTGAGTGCCAGATACAGGACTCGGTACGAGTGTCCTGTCAATTTAGCAACCTGGGTTAGGCTCGGGTACTTCCAGACAAGAATTTGGTTCTGTGAATAGCCGTGCGTAGACACCAGTTCTGAGCTGTGCTTGGACCAAGCCAGATTGCACACTTGAGATCCTGAAAAGAAGTTCAAGCTTTATATctcaagatttaaaaaaaagatgaaaaatcgTAGAAGTTGGCCCgggaatttttgtaaatgtaattAGTGTCACGAATTCAAAATGTGGCAACGTGGTAGCTATAAGCTGTTTTCTATCGCTTGCCTCGGGGAGCATTTACGATAAAACTAATGCAATTCGACCAAATACTTTTATATACAGAGTATCTGAAACTTCCAAGTGACCATTAGGATTTTTTTGCGCAATTACCACTTCAATCAAATGCAATTTAGgcattaacaaaattttcactACTTCCTGAGATAtcaggaaaaaaatgttcattgaGAGTCATCCAAATCCTAACAAGTTTTGTGTTGATACTTCAGACTTTTCTTTCTCACCTGTATCGACACACTGCATAGGCTGTCCAGTTAAGGTGTTCCAAAAGCGGATACATCGATCGGCAGTACCGCCCCCAGAGGCCAACAAACCGTGGTGGTGGGGCGACCATGCGATCGCCTTTACTGCCGCCAAATGATCCGTATAGGTCTGCACAGGCGACAAAGATTGCATATTCCATACGTACAATCTGTTATCGTTACCCcctaaaaaaatgcattaaataacaagaaaaaaactaaattaaaggCTTAAAAACTGGGTTTAATAAATGATCttgttaaaagtaatttacCTGAAGCCAAATACTGATTGTCAGGCGACCATTTGAGGCCACACACCTCCTGTCTATGTCCTATGAGGCGACGCTCAACCACGTTCGctgaaaaaacagaaattaagaatacagaaatagaaaaactaaaagttttgttgaagaagaaaaaactaaatcttttttcttcttgaacAAAAATGAGATATTTAATAAGAGATTAATCTTACGTGGAGTTCTCGTATCCCTCTGCAATATCATCCTATCTCTGCTTCCTGAACTCAGTACGTCTCCGTTCCACGCGAGGGCCCCTACCCTCGCCGAATGCCCCATTAGCGTGTTTACTTGCTTATTTACCGCCACGTCCCAAACCTAATTGaagtatttaatataaaaaagacgaaatataaaaaaaactgtgtaATGAGCCGCAGATGATGAGCGTCGATATTAAATTCTTTCATTGGTAAACGCATTACTGCCAGAGcctttatattattatatttatattatcaGACTCTTactttaaaatctaaaaaaatagagggaaataaaataatacaacaCAGCTGTGCACTTAAATCCACATTTTTGAAAGTACCATTAACATGTCATCTTATCTGCACTCACATGTCAGCCAAATGCGTTCACTATGACAGCTAAACAGCTGAACAACGCCATGCTACCATttaatagataattttataatgacattttttggtaaaaattttgacttcATTTAATGagttgtaaaaatattaaaattcactaATTTAGGCAATTACcaatacaataattattcctTTTTAGAAGGGTTCAGTAGTCATATTTCAAGTCACTTAATCATTCATTTGACACCTTTAGCTCTCATGCATTTTTATAGGTTTTTAACTTACTCACCGTCACGTATCCGTTATGTGTGCCCACCGCTACTAAATTCCCCCTCTCGCTCCATGACACGGATGTAACCACGTTGCCATCACCTGACAGGTCACATAATCTGGTCACTTGACTAGTGCATGCGCTCCATAGGTATACGCAGCTGCCCAGACCAACGCTGAGCACATTTTGAACTGACCAATCGACTAGGTTTAGGTAAAAGTCGTCCTGCAACTCGGGAGCATCTAGAACCtgaaaaaacacgaaagagaaattaattaacataaactatcatattctattatttttctctttaattccCGTATTTTTCTATTCCTTCTAGTTTACCTCCTATCTCACCCTCTTCAGTTTTATTCGTTCTCTCTTGATGTGTTAAAGTAGCAAATTGATTTTTCGCACTTTTACATCCGTCTTGATTGACAgcagttttaaaataacattttgcCAATATATTGTCAAATACCTATAATCCGGTTTTTGGAACGAACAGATGAACGAGTTTGACGGATTCAACATGATTGTCTTTTGATAGCTAAATTAACCAATACTAATGGCGCATTCGGGCACCAGCTCCTGCGCAGTCGGTGCGACTACATGCCTGACTTTTTTACTGTACTTGTTTTAATATGACCTGAAATAGAACGTTAGGCAGACGCGTGTAGCATTCAACGCCTAGACTTCCGCATTTAGTAAGCACTTTTTGAGTACCTGAATTCGCCATCAGTTGTTTGCCTATTACGCTCGCACACGTGACTGTATTTCCGGCAAACATTTGCTTAACAACCCTGCTTATTCCAGGAATAAATTTACGAATCTTAAATACATGTCTGAAAACTATAGTAATAAATGGCCACTTCTATGGGGGATAATTTTCCTGTCAGAACCAGATAACCTCAAGGAGATAATTTAATAAGCTTTTGATTACATTATTCCTCCGCCCATGTGTGAAATGGAATCCTGCACAAATACCCAGTCTGATCCACATATTGATCATTCTTTGATAACCTTGGTTTGAAAAAGTGGGATAACGTACTCGGTTCAGTACGCGCATGTGCGTGCATTGTTGCCAAATCTTGAACACATTCAGTAATCGTCGAATGTAGGGAATATTTTATATCTGTCCTATATTAAGTCGAGGCGACTCATAGGAGTATAGGCAACATTGATTGGAGCATGCATCCGTGATGTGGTGCTGCTTTCCAACCCAAGTACCCTAAGTTCGCCCGAGTCCAACTGTCGAGTGTATTGAACTGCCAATACAGCtgtgaaattttgaaagcCCACCTAATTTTGGGCATGCGCAGGGCTTGTAAGCATGAATAAGGCCAATATCGATATTCTCATCCCCTCGTTTTGCAATTCAAGGTCACCAATGTAAACCATTAGTCATAAGCCCCGTATTATGGAAGTGTGTAGTTTAATAAAGGTAACATTGATCAAAATAGCTGCATAAGTAGACAGTTGACAAACATCAGGGAGCACCATGCTGTACAACAAACTGTTGGTACTAAAACTGATGGCTTCTTATCAAAATCGCTGTGTAGTTGAACAACTGAAAGCAAATGTAATTTGACGCCATTTTATGAATTGTTTCACTAACTATTTGTGATTTGAAAAACCCACTCGCGCGCtggtaataaaaatgtgaacTGGGTTTAAAGCAGTTTCCAATCAATCaattaacagaaattttacAGGAATACTCGTTGTCCTCCAAGTTTATTCACATTCATCAGCGCCTCTATCGGTAGTTCAGTAATTATACTAATCGATATGGCTGTTAACTGTGAAGTTAAATGGTTAACAAATGTCATGTGTGACGCAACTTTGTAAAACAAACTGCTGTCTCTGCAATTGGGGCTATCTCATCAAAACCATTTTCATGCTATTTTCTCATTAAACAGAACTGATTATCCTATCAGAAGCGTTTGCTTTCTTAAGTCCGCACTATGACCACTAGACGtagcattaatttttggaattcgCAATAATAGTAAATACTCAAAATGGCCGACTGTTGACAAATGTCAGTTGTCACCAATTTCATGGGATTTTTGCGACGCCATTATTCAAATTGGCCCTGAAGGAAGATTGACTATTACATTGACGCCATATCTATACGTCTTTTTCTATAGAGATTTAACAGACCTACAGGTTTATTGTTTATTGGtttctttggattttcttaaatattttttccatacaTAAAATGGATAGAATTGCAAGTCATATTAAGACGTTTTgattataatgaaatattaccCACCTTGAAAGGTATCCTTGAAATTTTCCTGGTGGCTTTGTGGGGGGACCGCAACAGTCTTTGGCTACTTATACTAAGCGGGGAGAGAGAATAGGGACTGGCTTGGCATTTCATTGGAATCCTATCGTTTTGGTTGTTTTTCTGAAAACCACAGACAACTTAtatcaacaataataaaattataaacctTGGAATAGATCTACATTGGGAT
This DNA window, taken from Euwallacea similis isolate ESF13 chromosome 5, ESF131.1, whole genome shotgun sequence, encodes the following:
- the fzr gene encoding fizzy-related protein homolog isoform X1, with the protein product MSEESSDTILRQSKLRVSRNLFNVQAAPAGNYDRFIPCRTNNNWEASFASMPDPNKTPLSGKKSSRESGESSRDSSVYNILLRNEILGEKIEDVKSQCDDGQVLTPVKSRNLFRYGTPIKKNNQNDRIPMKCQASPYSLSPLSISSQRLLRSPHKATRKISRIPFKVLDAPELQDDFYLNLVDWSVQNVLSVGLGSCVYLWSACTSQVTRLCDLSGDGNVVTSVSWSERGNLVAVGTHNGYVTVWDVAVNKQVNTLMGHSARVGALAWNGDVLSSGSRDRMILQRDTRTPPNVVERRLIGHRQEVCGLKWSPDNQYLASGGNDNRLYVWNMQSLSPVQTYTDHLAAVKAIAWSPHHHGLLASGGGTADRCIRFWNTLTGQPMQCVDTGSQVCNLAWSKHSSELVSTHGYSQNQILVWKYPSLTQVAKLTGHSYRVLYLALSPDGEAIVTGAGDETLRFWNVFSKARSQKETRSVLSLYTGIR
- the fzr gene encoding fizzy-related protein homolog isoform X2, whose amino-acid sequence is MFFQLKFRIVFHFHVIISLVRNRLCNSVVSCNPNKNNQNDRIPMKCQASPYSLSPLSISSQRLLRSPHKATRKISRIPFKVLDAPELQDDFYLNLVDWSVQNVLSVGLGSCVYLWSACTSQVTRLCDLSGDGNVVTSVSWSERGNLVAVGTHNGYVTVWDVAVNKQVNTLMGHSARVGALAWNGDVLSSGSRDRMILQRDTRTPPNVVERRLIGHRQEVCGLKWSPDNQYLASGGNDNRLYVWNMQSLSPVQTYTDHLAAVKAIAWSPHHHGLLASGGGTADRCIRFWNTLTGQPMQCVDTGSQVCNLAWSKHSSELVSTHGYSQNQILVWKYPSLTQVAKLTGHSYRVLYLALSPDGEAIVTGAGDETLRFWNVFSKARSQKETRSVLSLYTGIR